In Cygnus atratus isolate AKBS03 ecotype Queensland, Australia chromosome 5, CAtr_DNAZoo_HiC_assembly, whole genome shotgun sequence, a single window of DNA contains:
- the CELF1 gene encoding CUGBP Elav-like family member 1 isoform X5, with protein sequence MNGTLDHPDQPDLDAIKMFVGQVPRSWCEKDLRELFEQYGAVYEINVLRDRSQNPPQSKGCCFVTFYTRKAALEAQNALHNMKILPGMHHPIQMKPADSEKNNAVEDRKLFIGMISKKCNENDIRVMFSPFGQIEECRILRGPDGLSRGCAFVTFTTRAMAQTAIKAMHQAQTMEGCSSPIVVKFADTQKDKEQKRIAQQLQQQMQQISAASVWGNLAGLNTLGPQYLALLQQTAAASSGNLNTLSSLHPMGGLNAMQLQNLAALAAAASAAQNTPSGTAALTSSSSPLSVLTSSAGSSPSSSSSSSVNPMASLGALQTLAGATAGLNVSSLAGMAALNGGLGSGGLSNGTGSTMEALTQAYSGIQQYAAAALPTLYNQSLLTQQSIGAAGSQKEGPEGANLFIYHLPQEFGDQDLLQMFMPFGNVVSAKVFIDKQTNLSKCFGFVSYDNPVSAQAAIQSMNGFQIGMKRLKVQLKRSKNDSKPY encoded by the exons atgaatggcaCACTGGATCACCCAGACCAACCTGATCTAGATGCTATCAAGATGTTTGTGGGTCAGGTCCCACGGAGCTGGTGTGAGAAAGATCTAAGAGAACTTTTTGAACAGTATGGTGCTGTCTATGAAATCAATGTCTTGCGGGACAGGAGCCAAAACCCTCCTCAAAGCAAAG GGTGCTGTTTTGTTACGTTTTATACCCGTAAAGCTGCACTAGAAGCACAGAATGCTCTTCACAACATGAAGATTCTCCCAGGG atgcACCATCCTATCCAGATGAAACCAGCTGACAGTGAAAAGAATAATG CAGTAGAAGATAGGAAGTTGTTTATTGGAATGATATCCAAGAAGTGCAATGAAAATGATATCCGAGTGATGTTCTCCCCCTTTGGGCAGATTGAAGAATGCAGGATATTACGGGGCCCTGATGGCCTGAGCCGAG GTTGTGCATTTGTGACTTTTACAACAAGAGCCATGGCGCAAACAGCAATCAAAGCAATGCACCAAGCACAAACCATGGAG GGTTGCTCTTCTCCCATTGTGGTAAAATTTGCAGACACGCAAAAGGACAAAGAGCAAAAACGAATTGCTCAGCAACTCCAGCAACAAATGCAACAGATCAGTGCTGCCTCAGTATGGGGAAACCTGGCTGGTCTCAACACACTTGGACCCCAATACTTAGCA CTCCTTCAGCAGACAGCAGCTGCCTCATCTGGAAACCTGAACACATTGAGCAGCCTCCACCCAATGGGAG GACTGAATGCGATGCAGTTACAGAACCTGGCTGCATTagcagctgcagccagtgcAGCTCAGAATACACCAAGTGGCACTGCTGCACTCACTTCCTCCAGCAGTCCCCTGAGTGTGCTCACCAGTTCAG CAGGTTCCTCACCTAGCTCCAGTAGCAGCTCCTCTGTTAATCCCATGGCTTCTCTTGGAGCACTGCAGACACTGGCAGGGGCTACAGCAGGCCTGAATGTTAGCTCTCTAGCAG GAATGGCAGCCTTAAATGGAGGACTTGGCAGTGGTGGTCTCTCAAATGGGACAGGTAGCACAATGGAAGCCCTCACGCAGGCTTATTCTGGAATCCAGCAATATGCTGCTGCTGCGTTGCCCACGCTTTATAACCAGAGTCTCTTAACACAACAAAGTATTGGTGCAGCAGGAAGTCAAAAAGAAG GTCCAGAAGGAGCCAATCTGTTTATCTACCATCTCCCCCAGGAGTTTGGGGATCAGGATCTGCTTCAGATGTTCATGCCATTTGGAAATGTCGTCTCTGCCAAGGTTTTCATTGATAAGCAGACCAATCTAAGCAAGTGTTTTG gtTTTGTAAGTTACGACAATCCTGTCTCTGCACAGGCTGCCATTCAGTCAATGAACGGCTTTCAGATTGGCATGAAGCGTCTGAAAGTACAGCTCAAGCGCTCTAAGAATGACAGCAAGCCATACTGA